The following proteins come from a genomic window of Paenibacillus swuensis:
- a CDS encoding BofC C-terminal domain-containing protein — protein sequence MTWRNTDVFAPDREEKKDDAKAVTADTIQALSRISGTLNVVMDKLYICGTESTSLGSMEANQIISLLAENPHWTAMLQEDGSMHVTERIQDLSPTCKNNAYIGVDDQGNLTLYDAETGRKEAVRTFFQLDVRQMESSLPRQTLQELYSGIKINDVDEYNSVLSTFSDFAMEEQTTRVMSPGV from the coding sequence ATGACATGGCGGAACACGGATGTGTTTGCTCCGGATCGAGAGGAGAAGAAGGACGATGCTAAAGCGGTGACAGCGGACACCATTCAAGCTTTAAGCCGGATTTCGGGAACTTTGAACGTAGTCATGGATAAATTGTATATATGCGGTACCGAAAGCACTTCCCTGGGTTCCATGGAGGCGAATCAGATCATTTCCTTGCTGGCCGAAAATCCGCATTGGACCGCGATGCTTCAAGAGGACGGCTCCATGCACGTGACAGAGCGGATTCAGGATCTTTCCCCGACTTGCAAAAACAATGCATACATCGGTGTGGACGACCAAGGGAACCTAACTTTGTATGATGCGGAAACCGGGCGTAAGGAAGCCGTAAGAACATTTTTTCAACTCGATGTGCGCCAAATGGAAAGCAGTTTGCCTCGGCAGACATTACAGGAGTTATATTCGGGAATCAAAATTAATGACGTTGATGAATATAACAGCGTCTTGTCCACGTTCAGTGACTTCGCGATGGAGGAACAAACGACGCGGGTGATGAGTCCGGGCGTTTAA
- the thrB gene encoding homoserine kinase, with protein MNRAKVRVKVPASTANLGPGFDTLGMALNVYAWIEMAVAERTVIRLYGEQMDGVPTDKTNLIYKVAQQVFRAAGETYPELEISMYSDIPLTRGMGSSASAIVGALTAANALIGNKLSTNHLFRMATELEDHPDNVGASLFGGIVVASWDGERADAIRLEPHPQLEVMVAIPEFKLATEKARLVLPQQITMRDAVYNVAHSSLLVAALAAGRLDMIRHAMQDRLHQPYRASLIPGMDTILAEATDHGALGVALSGAGPTLLALVDAQEARQAELEQFLLGTLASHGIEARTLRLKPELSGVQTYVEGSLEMALPFKDLWKDGVNA; from the coding sequence ATGAACAGAGCGAAAGTGCGTGTGAAAGTGCCGGCAAGTACGGCCAATCTGGGGCCGGGATTCGATACGCTGGGCATGGCTTTAAATGTATATGCATGGATCGAGATGGCGGTTGCCGAACGGACGGTCATCCGTCTGTATGGTGAACAGATGGATGGGGTGCCGACGGATAAGACCAATCTCATTTACAAAGTAGCACAGCAAGTGTTTCGTGCCGCGGGTGAAACCTATCCTGAGCTTGAAATATCGATGTACAGCGACATCCCGCTCACTCGGGGCATGGGAAGCAGCGCGTCGGCCATCGTTGGCGCTCTGACCGCGGCAAACGCCTTAATCGGCAACAAACTGTCGACGAATCACCTGTTCCGCATGGCGACGGAGCTCGAGGACCATCCCGATAACGTCGGGGCGTCTCTGTTCGGCGGCATCGTTGTTGCGAGCTGGGACGGCGAGCGGGCGGATGCAATCCGTCTCGAGCCGCATCCGCAGCTCGAAGTGATGGTCGCCATTCCGGAGTTCAAGCTGGCGACGGAAAAGGCGCGGTTGGTGCTGCCGCAGCAGATCACGATGCGCGACGCGGTGTACAACGTCGCGCACTCGTCGCTGCTCGTAGCAGCTTTGGCCGCAGGCCGCCTGGACATGATCCGGCATGCGATGCAAGACCGGCTGCATCAGCCGTATCGGGCATCGCTGATCCCGGGCATGGACACGATCTTGGCCGAAGCGACCGATCACGGGGCGCTCGGCGTGGCGCTCAGCGGCGCGGGACCGACGCTGCTTGCGCTCGTAGACGCGCAAGAGGCGCGTCAAGCGGAGCTCGAGCAGTTCCTGCTCGGAACGCTGGCGTCCCATGGAATCGAGGCCCGTACGTTGCGGTTGAAGCCGGAGCTTTCAGGGGTCCAGACATATGTTGAAGGCTCTTTAGAGATGGCTCTTCCGTTCAAGGACTTGTGGAAAGACGGTGTAAACGCATGA
- the ilvE gene encoding branched-chain-amino-acid transaminase — translation MAQVIYLNGKYVTKEEAVVSVYDHGFLYGDGIFEGIRVYGGNIFKCREHLDRLYDSAKSIMLDIPLTQEEMEQALIETIRLNALPDGYIRLIVSRGTGNLGLDPRRCPVASVIIIVEQLAIYPVEAYLNGLKTVSVSTARNIPNALNPKIKSLNYLNNILVKIQANLADVGEAIMLNAQGYVAEGSSDNIFIVKKGTIYTPPCYIGALEGITRAAIMELAEQYGYKLKEEPFTLHDVYVADEVFFTGTAAEVIAVREVDGRVIGSGQAGPVTTHLMEEFRKIVFVDGVQVF, via the coding sequence ATGGCTCAGGTCATTTATCTGAACGGCAAGTATGTAACGAAAGAGGAAGCCGTTGTTTCGGTATACGATCATGGGTTTCTTTATGGTGACGGAATCTTTGAAGGAATTCGCGTGTACGGCGGCAACATCTTTAAATGCAGAGAGCATCTGGACCGTCTGTACGATTCCGCTAAGTCCATCATGCTGGATATCCCGCTAACACAAGAAGAGATGGAGCAAGCCTTGATTGAGACGATTCGCTTAAATGCGTTGCCGGACGGCTATATTCGGTTGATCGTATCCCGCGGTACGGGGAATCTGGGGCTGGATCCGAGAAGGTGTCCTGTGGCTTCCGTCATCATCATTGTGGAACAGCTTGCGATTTACCCGGTGGAAGCTTACCTGAACGGCCTGAAGACGGTCTCCGTTTCCACGGCCCGTAACATTCCGAACGCGTTAAATCCGAAGATCAAGTCGCTCAATTATTTGAACAACATCTTGGTGAAAATTCAGGCTAATCTTGCCGATGTCGGCGAAGCGATTATGTTGAATGCTCAAGGATATGTGGCGGAGGGCTCCAGTGATAACATTTTTATTGTTAAAAAAGGCACGATCTATACCCCGCCATGTTATATCGGCGCTTTAGAGGGCATTACCAGGGCGGCGATTATGGAGCTTGCGGAGCAATACGGTTATAAGCTTAAGGAGGAGCCTTTCACCCTGCATGACGTGTATGTGGCGGATGAGGTGTTCTTCACCGGGACAGCCGCGGAAGTGATCGCCGTGAGGGAAGTGGACGGTCGGGTGATCGGATCAGGGCAAGCCGGGCCTGTGACGACACATCTGATGGAAGAATTCCGCAAAATCGTCTTTGTGGACGGGGTGCAGGTGTTCTAA
- the pheA gene encoding prephenate dehydratase, which translates to MKRFALLGPGTFSEEAARYLLDNGKESVELVHHRLISDVFLSTVNGETDYSIIPVENTIEGSVSLHLDWLVHEVNLPIQAEWVFPITMNLIGFKEELPLLPGDSLDEKLRGMTTVASHPTALAQCRQFLRAQMPQADLHETGTTAEGAHFVKDNGPGKGYAAVGTKSAARLHGLDILFEQIQDHNNNFTRFVLVGAEPVHLDKPNEQKTSILVTLPEDFPGALHQVLSAFAWRRINLIKIESRPTKKMLGSYYFYIDIEAPMDSVLLPAALAEIEALGCQVRVMGSYPSYTYIGS; encoded by the coding sequence ATGAAGAGGTTTGCTTTATTAGGCCCCGGAACCTTCTCCGAAGAGGCTGCGAGATATTTATTGGATAACGGGAAAGAATCGGTGGAACTTGTGCATCATCGGTTAATTTCGGATGTGTTTCTTTCTACGGTAAACGGGGAAACGGACTACAGTATCATCCCTGTGGAGAACACCATTGAGGGATCGGTGAGCCTGCATCTGGATTGGCTTGTACATGAAGTGAACTTGCCCATTCAGGCGGAATGGGTGTTCCCCATTACGATGAACCTGATCGGTTTTAAGGAGGAATTGCCGTTGCTCCCGGGTGATTCCCTGGATGAGAAGCTGCGAGGCATGACCACGGTGGCTTCCCATCCTACGGCCCTTGCTCAATGCAGACAGTTTCTTCGCGCGCAGATGCCGCAAGCGGATCTTCATGAAACAGGAACAACCGCCGAAGGCGCCCACTTCGTCAAAGACAACGGACCGGGCAAAGGCTACGCCGCTGTCGGAACGAAATCCGCTGCGCGGCTGCATGGCCTGGATATTCTGTTTGAACAGATACAGGATCATAACAATAATTTCACGCGCTTTGTTCTAGTCGGCGCGGAACCGGTGCACCTGGACAAGCCTAATGAACAGAAAACCAGCATTCTGGTTACGCTGCCTGAGGATTTTCCGGGCGCTCTGCACCAGGTTCTCTCGGCATTCGCCTGGCGCCGGATTAACTTGATCAAGATCGAGTCGCGTCCGACGAAGAAGATGCTGGGCAGCTACTATTTCTATATTGATATCGAAGCTCCGATGGACAGCGTGCTGCTGCCTGCGGCATTGGCCGAAATCGAGGCGCTCGGCTGTCAGGTTCGCGTAATGGGCTCTTATCCCAGCTACACTTACATCGGAAGTTAA
- a CDS encoding anthranilate phosphoribosyltransferase, with the protein MKPWIRTVLPGKNEPRPLTYDEAVAAAHAIARGEATDAQTASLLTALRMRGETDEEIGAFVDVFRKYTLPFASFSESYLTVEGASRHSRFPVSFAVSLLLASVGIPLAIQGGADHGFGEGYTYGELLRELGIEIHADNATWEHHFAALRIGYISSEQACPPFASLQAIQGQLGVCTVAETVEKMLNPLQSHTLITGVKDKATFRQYDAVFPKVGFKTAYFIQGHDGSEDVPLHKGSTIRKVCEGVEQSLVVDPITFGFQGEPLVKRSKLQQKEGFLRILKGHDSPDLALERDHIIFNTGLRLFWFERVGSYEEGFQLAKMLLQRREGEKQLVKWSEMAKEMNTAEKTKKAN; encoded by the coding sequence ATGAAGCCATGGATTCGTACGGTGCTTCCGGGCAAGAATGAACCAAGACCTCTGACTTACGACGAGGCGGTTGCCGCGGCACATGCCATCGCCCGAGGCGAAGCCACAGATGCGCAAACCGCTTCTCTGTTAACGGCATTGCGGATGCGCGGAGAGACGGATGAGGAGATTGGCGCTTTCGTTGATGTGTTCCGCAAATACACGCTCCCTTTCGCCTCGTTCTCCGAATCCTACCTTACGGTGGAAGGAGCAAGCCGACACTCGCGTTTTCCGGTAAGTTTCGCCGTGTCTTTGCTGCTTGCTTCCGTCGGTATTCCGCTGGCGATTCAAGGCGGTGCTGATCACGGGTTTGGTGAAGGTTATACCTATGGAGAATTACTTCGTGAACTGGGTATTGAGATACATGCGGATAATGCAACGTGGGAGCATCACTTTGCCGCCTTAAGAATCGGGTACATTTCTTCGGAGCAAGCTTGTCCTCCGTTTGCTTCCCTCCAAGCTATACAAGGACAATTAGGCGTTTGTACAGTGGCGGAAACCGTTGAGAAAATGCTGAATCCTCTGCAGTCGCACACATTGATTACAGGTGTGAAAGACAAGGCCACATTCCGTCAATATGACGCGGTATTTCCTAAAGTGGGCTTCAAGACAGCTTACTTCATCCAAGGTCATGACGGTTCGGAGGATGTCCCGTTGCATAAAGGCAGTACGATTCGCAAAGTTTGCGAGGGGGTGGAGCAATCCTTGGTCGTTGACCCGATTACTTTCGGTTTTCAGGGAGAACCCCTTGTGAAACGTTCCAAGTTACAACAGAAGGAAGGGTTCCTCCGCATCTTGAAAGGGCATGATTCGCCCGATTTGGCTCTGGAACGGGATCATATTATATTTAATACAGGACTGAGATTATTCTGGTTTGAGCGTGTCGGGTCCTACGAGGAAGGGTTTCAATTGGCCAAAATGCTTCTACAGAGACGCGAAGGAGAGAAACAGCTGGTGAAATGGTCTGAGATGGCCAAGGAAATGAATACTGCGGAGAAGACCAAGAAAGCGAACTAA
- a CDS encoding Spo0B domain-containing protein, with amino-acid sequence MNELQVLYGYIRLKKYDSLPLYLDKIRDKMLKESQLSKLGEPDLVLFLHSYRTLGGTMELEVDPEEGLDLSHLKLHQSELGAWITDVIKWFQTSTKPGEDHFHQLNVELTLGNHELTVHYSFSGEIDEQQLQSAMKRLVSEYESLGLRYSVTAQHEEADIAFDVPFHT; translated from the coding sequence ATGAATGAATTACAGGTGCTTTATGGATATATTAGGTTGAAGAAATATGATTCACTGCCCTTATATCTGGACAAAATAAGAGACAAGATGTTAAAGGAAAGTCAGCTGTCCAAGTTGGGTGAGCCCGACTTGGTGTTGTTTCTGCACTCATATCGTACACTGGGAGGCACGATGGAGCTGGAAGTGGATCCGGAGGAAGGGTTGGATCTTTCTCATTTGAAACTTCACCAATCGGAGCTGGGCGCCTGGATTACAGACGTTATAAAGTGGTTTCAGACCTCCACGAAACCCGGCGAAGATCACTTTCACCAGTTGAATGTAGAGTTGACTTTGGGCAATCATGAATTAACGGTTCACTATTCGTTCTCGGGTGAAATAGATGAACAACAGCTCCAATCGGCCATGAAGCGGCTCGTTTCGGAATACGAAAGTCTGGGGTTGCGATATTCCGTAACGGCCCAGCATGAAGAGGCCGATATTGCATTTGACGTGCCTTTTCATACATAG
- the ruvC gene encoding crossover junction endodeoxyribonuclease RuvC has translation MRILGIDPGIAIVGFGFIDKIGNKVVPVQYGCIQTEAHTDPEVRLLEVYNATAQLMDKYKPDAVAFEKLFFNRNVTTAFTVAQARGVMILAAVQRGLPIGEYTPLQVKQAVVGYGKAEKKQVQEMVKMFLHLQAAPKPDDVADALAVAICHAHSSTLLQKVKEVHKR, from the coding sequence TTGAGGATTCTAGGCATTGACCCGGGGATTGCCATCGTGGGCTTTGGATTTATCGACAAGATCGGCAATAAGGTCGTACCTGTCCAATACGGATGTATTCAAACCGAAGCGCATACGGATCCGGAAGTTCGGTTGCTTGAAGTTTATAACGCAACCGCGCAACTTATGGATAAATATAAGCCTGACGCAGTCGCCTTTGAGAAGCTGTTCTTTAATCGCAATGTTACTACCGCATTTACTGTAGCGCAGGCAAGGGGCGTGATGATTCTGGCAGCGGTCCAGCGCGGGTTACCGATTGGGGAATATACACCGTTACAAGTGAAACAAGCGGTTGTGGGCTATGGCAAGGCGGAGAAGAAACAGGTTCAGGAGATGGTAAAGATGTTTCTGCACTTGCAGGCCGCGCCCAAGCCGGATGATGTGGCGGACGCATTGGCTGTGGCCATTTGCCACGCGCATTCTTCGACGTTACTACAGAAAGTGAAAGAGGTACATAAGAGATGA
- a CDS encoding LysM peptidoglycan-binding domain-containing protein gives MKIHIVKSGDTLYELSKKYGVELQDMIKANPQLEDPNVLDVGMKIRIPMKTKPIEKPVYDTAFVHSVVQGDSLYKLGKKYNVPLVDMIGANPQLKNINALLYGEKVNVPKVKPSVAAGTDSDDEVPAGAHSPVVSPQADLPEGLETDGGMLGSTQVPLTPDLPGQAQTLFAQNQVPAVEAMSFYDMPKVPELQYDSWNTESYSAPGSAQETEASVQSAEYMQQNPMMSGGGFSMAESVPMLQGEQPAFYGGLTPQPQPYYPMAQMIQPMSTCCAESSYGMPAYYGYPTPMEPFPFAEQQPYGFSPTPYGGYPMTDPYGMPYDPMTMSSYGQMNPYPNISPYANPNPYSGISPFGSMNPQSNISPADQANIANAVSPADKSLLRDETEEYGAEEEPIETKGSTTKRPKSKRQKESEVLKAFISVPKRQRRSNPTLIAAKPKAKINAPWTNF, from the coding sequence GTGAAAATTCATATCGTTAAATCAGGGGACACGTTGTATGAATTGTCCAAAAAATACGGCGTCGAACTGCAAGACATGATTAAGGCTAACCCTCAACTGGAAGATCCGAATGTGCTCGATGTCGGCATGAAAATAAGGATTCCGATGAAGACGAAGCCTATCGAAAAGCCTGTATATGATACGGCCTTTGTGCACTCCGTTGTGCAAGGTGATTCTCTGTATAAGCTGGGCAAAAAGTACAATGTGCCGTTGGTCGATATGATTGGCGCGAACCCGCAGCTGAAGAACATTAATGCGCTTCTTTATGGAGAGAAGGTCAATGTTCCGAAAGTGAAGCCTTCCGTTGCAGCGGGTACGGATTCAGATGACGAGGTGCCTGCGGGAGCGCATTCGCCCGTGGTAAGTCCCCAGGCGGATCTGCCTGAAGGCTTGGAAACAGACGGCGGCATGTTGGGGTCGACCCAGGTCCCGCTTACGCCCGATCTACCCGGTCAAGCTCAAACGCTCTTTGCCCAGAACCAAGTGCCTGCGGTAGAAGCGATGTCGTTCTATGATATGCCTAAGGTTCCGGAGTTACAGTATGACAGCTGGAACACGGAGAGTTATTCCGCCCCGGGCAGTGCGCAAGAAACCGAAGCATCCGTACAGAGCGCCGAATACATGCAGCAAAATCCGATGATGTCGGGCGGCGGCTTCTCCATGGCGGAGAGCGTGCCGATGTTGCAGGGGGAGCAGCCTGCGTTCTATGGCGGGTTGACCCCGCAGCCTCAACCGTACTATCCTATGGCGCAGATGATACAGCCTATGTCAACATGCTGCGCAGAGAGTTCCTACGGGATGCCTGCATACTACGGTTATCCTACCCCGATGGAGCCTTTCCCTTTTGCCGAGCAGCAACCATACGGGTTCTCGCCTACTCCTTACGGAGGGTATCCGATGACGGATCCTTACGGGATGCCATATGATCCCATGACCATGAGCTCTTATGGCCAGATGAATCCCTATCCCAATATTAGTCCTTACGCTAACCCTAATCCGTATTCCGGTATTAGTCCCTTCGGTTCGATGAATCCACAATCCAATATCAGCCCTGCAGATCAAGCCAATATTGCCAACGCGGTTTCTCCAGCCGATAAAAGTTTGCTCAGGGACGAAACCGAGGAATACGGGGCTGAGGAAGAGCCTATAGAAACCAAGGGTTCAACAACGAAACGGCCTAAGTCCAAGCGACAGAAGGAATCCGAAGTGCTCAAAGCCTTTATCAGCGTTCCCAAAAGGCAAAGACGTTCGAATCCGACTTTAATCGCAGCGAAACCCAAAGCCAAGATCAACGCGCCTTGGACCAATTTCTGA
- the ruvA gene encoding Holliday junction branch migration protein RuvA: MIDFLRGRVAHRETEYIVMDVQGVGYRVFCPNPYAIGLKGEAETIVYIHHSVREDAILLFGFPAREEQTLFRRLLDVSGIGPRVALGILAGGKPDAVVAAIQQENVTFLTKLPGIGKKTAQRMILDLKDKLDAMPPAGMEIASGSEGTGSDSRLDYAGGNAWYEAKEALMALGYSETETDRAWSSIKNKVDGENDGVDVIMKKALQALFSG; encoded by the coding sequence ATGATTGATTTTTTGCGCGGACGCGTGGCGCACCGCGAGACGGAATATATTGTAATGGACGTACAAGGGGTGGGCTACAGGGTGTTCTGTCCGAACCCTTACGCCATTGGCTTGAAGGGTGAAGCCGAAACGATCGTATACATTCATCACAGCGTAAGGGAAGATGCCATCCTTCTGTTTGGATTTCCCGCTCGCGAAGAGCAGACCTTGTTCCGCCGGCTGTTGGATGTTTCCGGAATCGGACCGCGTGTAGCCCTTGGTATCCTTGCGGGAGGTAAGCCCGACGCGGTGGTCGCGGCCATTCAGCAAGAGAATGTAACGTTCCTGACCAAGCTTCCAGGGATTGGTAAGAAGACGGCCCAACGGATGATTCTCGACTTAAAGGACAAGCTCGATGCTATGCCCCCGGCCGGTATGGAAATTGCAAGCGGCTCCGAAGGAACCGGTTCCGACAGCAGGCTGGATTATGCCGGCGGCAACGCCTGGTATGAAGCCAAGGAAGCTCTAATGGCGTTGGGTTATTCCGAAACTGAGACAGATCGGGCATGGAGCTCAATTAAGAACAAGGTGGACGGGGAGAACGACGGTGTTGACGTGATTATGAAGAAGGCGCTGCAGGCTCTTTTTTCGGGGTAG
- the obgE gene encoding GTPase ObgE: MFVDKAKINVKGGAGGDGIVSFRREKYVEQGGPAGGDGGRGGSVIFRVDEGLRTLVDFKYQKHFKADRGERGGTKTMHGANAENMIVRIPPGTVIINDDTQEIIADLTRHGQEVVVARGGRGGRGNTRFASPSTPAPYIAEKGEEGDERWIVLELKVMADVGLVGFPSVGKSTLLSVVSGARPKIGAYHFTTITPNLGVVDVGNGKSFVMADLPGLIEGAHEGVGLGHEFLRHVERTRVILHVIDMAATDGRDPYEDYVQINEELRLYNAKLSDRPQIVAANKMDMPESAEHLIAFKEKMQEAGHGDVEIFEMSTVTKQGVQEALYRLAELLDTIAEAPVVEEVSAVEERKIYKMEPKGAINEFTIRRENEMYVVESSSLENFINRYNLNQEDVLQRFATIMRRMGVENELRSRGAVDGTIVRIGSYEFEFVEYD; encoded by the coding sequence ATGTTTGTAGATAAAGCTAAGATTAATGTAAAGGGCGGGGCCGGAGGTGACGGCATCGTTTCTTTCCGCAGAGAAAAGTACGTGGAACAAGGCGGACCCGCAGGGGGAGACGGCGGCAGAGGCGGCAGTGTGATCTTCCGGGTGGATGAAGGCTTGCGTACGCTGGTTGACTTTAAATACCAGAAGCATTTCAAAGCTGACCGCGGGGAACGCGGAGGAACGAAGACTATGCATGGCGCTAATGCGGAGAATATGATTGTTCGGATTCCTCCGGGCACAGTCATCATCAATGATGACACCCAGGAAATCATCGCGGATTTGACGCGGCATGGGCAAGAAGTGGTGGTTGCCCGCGGCGGACGCGGCGGACGCGGCAACACCCGCTTTGCTTCACCGAGTACACCCGCGCCATACATCGCCGAGAAAGGCGAAGAGGGCGACGAGCGTTGGATCGTGCTCGAGCTTAAAGTAATGGCGGATGTGGGGCTGGTCGGGTTTCCCAGCGTCGGCAAGTCGACGCTGCTTTCCGTCGTATCCGGGGCTCGCCCCAAGATCGGCGCATATCATTTCACAACGATCACACCGAATCTGGGTGTAGTCGATGTGGGGAACGGCAAAAGCTTTGTGATGGCCGATTTGCCGGGATTGATTGAAGGCGCGCACGAAGGCGTCGGATTGGGCCATGAGTTCCTGCGTCATGTCGAACGGACACGCGTAATTCTCCATGTTATTGACATGGCGGCAACGGATGGACGGGACCCCTATGAGGATTATGTGCAGATTAATGAGGAGCTCAGACTTTATAATGCGAAGCTGTCAGATCGCCCGCAGATCGTGGCGGCAAACAAGATGGACATGCCGGAAAGCGCGGAGCATCTGATCGCCTTTAAAGAGAAAATGCAAGAGGCGGGACACGGGGATGTGGAAATTTTCGAAATGTCCACGGTAACGAAGCAAGGCGTGCAAGAAGCGCTTTACCGTTTAGCAGAATTGCTGGATACCATCGCGGAAGCTCCGGTTGTTGAGGAAGTGTCCGCTGTAGAAGAACGAAAAATCTACAAAATGGAACCTAAAGGCGCAATCAACGAGTTCACCATACGCCGTGAGAATGAAATGTACGTCGTTGAAAGCAGCAGTCTGGAGAATTTCATTAACCGATACAACCTCAATCAGGAAGACGTGTTGCAGCGCTTCGCAACCATTATGCGACGTATGGGTGTGGAGAACGAACTTCGCTCACGCGGAGCTGTGGACGGAACCATTGTGCGCATTGGCAGTTATGAATTTGAATTTGTTGAGTATGATTAG
- a CDS encoding ACT domain-containing protein, giving the protein MQESKHPYYLVREDLLPEAVLKTMQAKDLLNRGEVRTIHEAVDRVGLSRSAFYKYKDGIFTLNKLERERIVTISMDLEHRSGILSKVLGLVADFEGNVLTINQTIPLQGLANVVISVDTSFMVDRLSLLLDTLELQDGVKKAHVIGQG; this is encoded by the coding sequence GTGCAGGAATCGAAACATCCCTATTATCTCGTGCGTGAAGACTTGCTTCCGGAAGCTGTGCTGAAGACGATGCAGGCCAAGGACTTGCTGAATCGGGGAGAAGTTCGAACCATCCACGAGGCCGTGGATCGGGTAGGGCTCAGCCGAAGCGCATTTTACAAGTACAAAGACGGGATCTTTACGCTTAACAAGCTGGAACGGGAACGAATCGTCACGATCTCCATGGATTTGGAGCACCGATCCGGGATTCTCTCTAAAGTGTTGGGACTGGTAGCGGATTTTGAAGGAAACGTGCTGACGATTAACCAAACCATACCGTTGCAGGGACTTGCCAATGTGGTCATTTCGGTGGATACTTCTTTTATGGTAGACCGATTGTCCTTGCTGCTCGATACTCTGGAATTGCAGGATGGCGTAAAGAAAGCTCATGTCATCGGACAAGGATAA
- a CDS encoding homoserine dehydrogenase, with amino-acid sequence MKEIKVGLLGLGTVGTGVVRIVEGHHEELYGQVGSPIVIEKILVQDRAKSRSIAISADKLTEDPWDVINHPDIDVIVEVMGGVEQTKTYILAALEQGKHIVTANKDLMAVHGSEILAKAKENGCDVLYEASVAGGIPIIRTLSEGFSSDRITKIMGIVNGTTNYILTKMSQEGAAYEDVLKEAQDLGYAEADPTSDVEGLDAARKMTILSTLGFHANVSLEDVEVKGISQVTKEEILYGKRLGYEVKLLGIAERQDDFISVSVQPTMVKQSHPLASVNGVFNAVYVYGEAVGETMFYGPGAGELPTATSVVADLVAVVKNLKLGVNGQRVPAPYKVKKLKTDEQIASKYFVLLHVADKAGVLAQITQVFAQFEVSLESVLQQPNPNNPSAEIIIITHDASKAYMNQVLKHFQGMEVIDEIKSVYRVEG; translated from the coding sequence ATGAAGGAAATCAAGGTTGGTTTATTGGGACTGGGAACAGTAGGAACGGGTGTTGTTCGGATCGTGGAAGGCCATCATGAGGAGTTGTACGGTCAAGTCGGTTCTCCGATTGTGATCGAGAAAATATTGGTACAAGACCGCGCCAAGAGCAGATCGATTGCCATTTCCGCCGATAAACTCACAGAGGATCCGTGGGATGTCATCAACCACCCGGATATCGACGTCATTGTTGAGGTGATGGGGGGAGTTGAACAGACGAAAACTTACATCTTGGCCGCTCTTGAGCAAGGGAAGCATATTGTCACAGCGAACAAGGATCTAATGGCTGTGCATGGCTCTGAAATTTTGGCTAAAGCGAAGGAAAACGGTTGCGACGTGCTGTATGAAGCAAGCGTTGCGGGCGGGATCCCAATTATCCGAACGCTGTCCGAAGGCTTCTCGTCCGATCGAATTACGAAGATTATGGGCATCGTGAACGGAACAACAAATTATATTCTTACGAAGATGAGTCAGGAAGGCGCCGCTTACGAAGACGTGCTTAAAGAGGCGCAAGATCTTGGCTATGCGGAAGCGGATCCTACTTCGGACGTTGAAGGATTGGACGCCGCGCGCAAGATGACCATCTTATCCACTTTAGGTTTTCATGCGAACGTTTCTCTTGAAGACGTTGAGGTTAAGGGTATTTCTCAAGTAACAAAAGAGGAAATCCTTTACGGCAAACGACTTGGATATGAAGTGAAGTTGCTCGGGATCGCGGAACGTCAGGACGACTTTATCTCTGTAAGTGTTCAGCCGACCATGGTGAAGCAATCCCACCCGCTGGCTTCCGTGAACGGGGTTTTCAATGCCGTTTATGTGTATGGCGAGGCGGTTGGCGAGACGATGTTCTACGGACCGGGAGCGGGCGAATTACCGACCGCAACTTCAGTTGTGGCGGACTTGGTGGCTGTGGTCAAGAATTTGAAGCTGGGCGTAAACGGCCAACGGGTGCCGGCTCCTTACAAGGTGAAGAAGTTGAAGACGGATGAGCAGATCGCATCCAAGTATTTTGTACTGTTACATGTTGCGGATAAAGCGGGTGTGCTTGCGCAAATAACACAGGTGTTCGCGCAATTTGAAGTAAGTCTGGAATCGGTGCTTCAGCAGCCGAATCCGAATAACCCTTCCGCCGAAATTATCATTATTACGCATGATGCCAGCAAAGCCTATATGAATCAAGTGTTGAAGCATTTCCAAGGCATGGAAGTGATTGACGAGATTAAGAGCGTATACCGTGTTGAAGGTTAA